The following are encoded together in the Strix aluco isolate bStrAlu1 chromosome 13, bStrAlu1.hap1, whole genome shotgun sequence genome:
- the LOC141929204 gene encoding protocadherin alpha-3-like — translation MGVCGGPAVRVLVLAAAWALGGGQVRYSVPEEAKAGTVVGRLAQDLGLEAGEAEARRLRLVAQGRRASVEVSGASGALVVSSRLDREELCGKSAPCALRLEVLVERPLRVFHVELEVTDINDNAPLFPAARRNLSIAESSLPGSRFPLEGASDADIGANAQLSYTLSPSEHFSLDLQRSEEYRESLFLVLAKALDRETVPVHRLVVTASDGGRPSLTGTMELVVSVLDANDNAPQFNQSVYKVQLPESAAEGTLVARVNATDPDEGTNGEMTFSAINTFPAKGLNLFLLNPMTGEIRLTGALDFEDARSYEIQIEARDKGTPPLSGHCKVVVEVLDVNDNAPEVWVTSLSVPVAEDAPVGTVVALLSVSDRDSGANGRVRCAVWPAAPFGLVATFAGSYSLVLREALDRERVSEYEVEVRAEDGGAPPLRARRGVRVPVSDVNDNAPAFAQAVYTVLARENNAAGAELARLWARDPDEAGNGRVSYSVWEGGGGGAAAGGGWRAASSYVSVDAESGRLWALQPLDYEEVQVLQFEVRAVDAGEPPLCGNATVQLFVVDENDNAPALLPAAGGGPGPGAAGSAASGPGSGAWWAWAAWGAPAGQVVAKIRAVDADSGYNAWLRYELWEPRGKGPFRVGLYSGEVSTARALEEADGPRQRLVIVVRDHGEPARSATATLSVSLVEGAEAALAAAGSSSSSSSGSGLRAAEGGPAAAAAAAAAATNVWLVVAICAVSSLFLLAVVLYGASRWAPRAAVLSGPGPATLVCASEVGSWSYSQRQSRSLCVADGAGKSDLMVFSPNFPPPPGPAAKETQPEPPALLDTVSGPPSFPPSLSPSLSPSLCRLPALPPTPLARCRPSGASRGQALVGAGLIPRGLRAVGAWRGLKGGGGTFASALASSPQPRGSCWG, via the coding sequence atgggCGTGTGCGGGGGCCCCGCGGTGcgggtgctggtgctggcggCGGCCTGGGCGCTGGGCGGCGGGCAGGTGCGCTACTCGGTGCCGGAGGAAGCCAAGGCCGGGACGGTGGTGGGCCGGCTGGCGCAGGACCTGGGCCTGGAGGCGGGCGAGGCGGAGGCGCGGCGGCTGCGGCTGGTGGCGCAGGGCCGGCGGGCGAGCGTGGAGGTGAGCGGGGCGAGCGGGGCGCTGGTGGTGAGCTCgcggctggaccgggaggagctgTGCGGGAAGAGCGCGCCGTGCGCCCTGcgcctggaggtgctggtggagcgGCCGCTGCGCGTCTTCCACGTGGAGCTGGAGGTCACCGACATCAACGACAACGCCCCGCTCTTCCCCGCCGCCCGCAGAAACCTCAGCATCGCGGAATCGTCGCTGCCGGGCTCTCGGTTCCCGCTGGAGGGCGCGTCGGATGCGGATATCGGGGCCAACGCGCAGCTCTCCTACACCCTCAGCCCCAGCGAGCACTTCTCCCTGGATTTACAGCGGAGTGAAGAATACCGAGAATCCCTGTTCCTGGTACTCGCGAAAGCGCTGGACCGCGAGACGGTGCCCGTGCACCGGCTGGTGGTGACGGCGAGTGACGGGGGCCGGCCGTCGCTGACGGGCACGATGGAGCTGGTGGTGTCGGTGCTGGAcgccaacgacaacgcgcccCAGTTCAACCAGTCGGTGTATAAAGTGCAGCTGCCGGAGAGCGCTGCAGAGGGGACGCTGGTGGCGCGTGTGAACGCGACGGATCCGGACGAGGGGACAAACGGCGAAATGACGTTCAGTGCGATCAATACCTTTCCTGCAAAGGGATTAAATCTTTTCCTCTTAAATCCGATGACGGGGGAGATCCGTCTGACGGGCGCTCTGGACTTTGAAGACGCTCGGTCATACGAGATACAAATCGAAGCGAGAGACAAGGGGACGCCGCCGCTGTCGGGTCACTgcaaggtggtggtggaggtgctggacgtgaacgacaacgcgcccgagGTGTGGGTGACGTCGCTGTCGGTGCCGGTGGCGGAGGACGCGCCGGTGGGGACGGTGGTGGCGCTGCTGAGCGTGTCGGACCGGGACTCGGGGGCGAACGGGCGGGTGCGCTGCGCGGTGTGGCCGGCGGCGCCGTTCGGGCTGGTGGCGACGTTCGCGGGCTCGTACTCGCTGGTGCTGCGGGAGGCGCTGGACCGGGAGCGGGTGTCGGAGTACGAGGTGGAGGTGCGGGCGGAGGAcggcggggcgccgccgctgcGCGCCAGGCGCGGGGTGCGGGTGCCGGTgtcggacgtgaacgacaacgcgccggcgTTCGCGCAGGCCGTGTACACGGTGCTGGCGCGGGAGAACaacgcggcgggcgcggagctggcGCGGCTGTGGGCGCGGGACCCGGACGAGGCGGGCAACGGGCGCGTGAGCTACTCGGtgtgggagggcggcggcgggggcgcggcggcgggcggcgggtggCGGGCGGCGTCGAGCTACGTGTCGGTGGACGCGGAGAGCGGGCGGCTGTGGGCGCTGCAGCCGCTGGACTACGAGGAGGTGCAGGTGCTGCAGTTCGAGGTGCGGGCGGTGGACGCGGGGGAGCCGCCGCTGTGCGGCAACGCCACGGTGCAGCTCTTCGTGGTGGAcgagaacgacaacgcgccggcgctgctgccggcagccggcggcgggccggggcccggggccgcgggctcGGCGGCGtcggggccgggctcgggggcGTGGTGGGCGTGGGCGGCGTGGGGGGCGCCGGCGGGGCAGGTGGTGGCGAAGATCCGCGCGGTGGACGCGGACTCGGGCTACAACGCGTGGCTGCGCTACGAGCTGTGGGAGCCGCGGGGGAAGGGCCCGTTCCGCGTGGGGCTGTACAGCGGCGAGGTGAGCACGGCGCGGGCGCTGGAGGAGGCGGACGGCCCGCGGCAGAGGCTGGTGATCGTGGTGCGGGACCACGGGGAGCCGGCGCgctcggccacggccacgctgagCGTGTCGCTGGTGGAGGGCGCCGaggcggcgctggcggccgcgGGCTCGTCCTCGTCGTCCTCGTCGGGgtcggggctgcgggcggcggagggcggcccggcggcggcggcggcggcggcggcggcggcgacgaacgtgtggctggtggtggccatcTGCGCGGTGTCGAGCCTGTTCCTGCTGGCGGTGGTGCTGTACGGGGCGTCGCGGTGGGCGCCGCGGGCGGCCGTGCTGTCGGGGCCCGGGCCGGCGACGCTGGTGTGCGCCAGCGAAGTGGGGAGCTGGTCGTACTCGCAGCGGCAGAGCCGGAGCCTGTGCGTGGCGGACGGCGCGGGCAAGAGCGACCTGATGGTTTTCAGCCCCaacttcccgccgccgcccggccccgcggcgaaGGAGACGCAGCCGGAGCCGCCCGCTCTGCTGGACACGGTCAGtggccctccctccttccctccctccctctctccctccctctctccgtcCCTCTGTCGCCTGCCGGCCCTTCCCCCGACGCCCCTTGCCCGCTGCCGCCCTTCTGGCGCGTCCCGTGGGCAGGCGCTGGTGGGAGCCGGGCTCATCCCGCGGGGCCTGCGGGCGGTGGGTGCGTGGCGGGGGCTGAAGGGTGGTGGTGGCACCTTTGCCTCTGCCCTCGCgtcctccccgcagccccggggctcttGCTGGGGCTGA